A stretch of Vespula vulgaris chromosome 5, iyVesVulg1.1, whole genome shotgun sequence DNA encodes these proteins:
- the LOC127064324 gene encoding uncharacterized protein C1orf50 homolog yields MKRIHTKMDNCDESPNKLALVERNYMPQGIHLVDPNAVAKSSKQDLVALAREIQKADNYIKANACNKLQVIAEQMKFLQRQAENILLEVKQNMKLHHAACNFVKHPGQVYHLYERKSGQYYFSMLNPEEWGNSGPSQTYKGSYRLEQDHSWTPISDVHTKDNELNLFSKLLSNNEMLNNNLDTLTLNINSK; encoded by the exons atgaaACGAATTCATACGAAAATGGACAATTGTGACGAATCACCTaacaaat taGCCCTTGTTGAACGAAATTACATGCCACAAGGTATACATTTGGTTGATCCAAATGCTGTAGCCAAATCATCGAAACAAGATTTAGTTGCATTAGCAAGGGAAAtacaaaaa GCTGATAATTACATCAAAGCCAATGCATGCAATAAGTTGCAAGTGATTGCAgaacaaatgaaatttcttcagAGACAagctgaaaatattttattagaagtTAAGCAAAATATGAAGTTGCATCATGCTGCttgtaattttgtaaaacATCCTGGCCAAGTATACCATTTATATGAACGCAAGTCAggacaatattatttttctatgctTAATCCAGAA gagTGGGGTAATTCAGGTCCTTCTCAAACCTATAAAGGTTCATACAGATTAGAACAGGATCATTCATGGACACCTATCTCTGATGTTCATACAAAAGACAATGAATTAAATCTCTTTAGTAAATTGCTTTCAAATAatgaaatgttaaataataatctagaTACACTTACtcttaatataaattctaaataa
- the LOC127064310 gene encoding dnaJ homolog subfamily C member 11, translating to MEEDNEQEIVVEDDYYTFLNVPKNATPEEINNAYRRQSRLYHPDKHVDPVLKKEAEVLFNRTKKAYEVLSDPHKRAIFDTVGIKGLETEGWEIVQRTKTPSEIREEYERLEREREERRLQEHTNPKGNVTVYINATDLFSKYDEDYSNSMDIFSSIEVSGMSFTQSIEAPLTLKDTITLYGSLATQNGTGHGTINVSAKKLVSSKGWVELDVGAGNGPTISLKGFRTLTKRLFCDGETILQFTAHGVRPGLVGTLAMQLDKHTVGYLTYRAGIQSAMSTMLVRDTSRSYTSILIHLGIIHSYINLHYVYKMKEKELKIRGNIRIGTFGAFLEYGVEKKVSRHSSLAATVRISVTTGVTLKVKLNRASQTYAFPIHISEEILPAPVFYATVVPFITWTVVKKFVVDPIVKERKERDKEKQKEMNKTRMLEKQKEAKAAIELMRATFSRIRAEEESKKGLVITKASYGRFVYPLQDRSTVEETGRNRDEVIDVTIPLQCLVRDSRLILHDTSKSQLPGFYDPCVGEEKQLLIQYLFHNQTHECIIKDTEPLRIPVPSHKVNTT from the exons ATGGAGGAAGATAATGAGCAAGAAATAGTAGTCGAGGATGACTATTACACGTTTCTCAACGTCCCAAAAAAT gcTACTCCAGAAGAAATTAACAATGCTTACCGTAGACAAAGTAGATTATATCATCCTGATAAACATGTGGATCCAGTGCTTAAAAAGGAAGCAGAAGTATTATTCAATCGTACGAAGAAAGCATATGAAG TCCTTAGCGATCCTCATAAAAGAGCAATCTTTGATACTGTGGGAATTAAAGGACTAGAAACAGAAGGATGGGAAATTGTTCAACGTACAAAAACACCTTcagaaataagagaagaatatGAGCGTttagagagggaaagagaagagagaaggctTCAGGAGCATACAAATCCAAAAGGAAATGTAACTGTGTATATTAATGCTACAGACTTGTTTAGTAAATATGATGAAGATTATAGTAATAG tatggatattttttcatctattGAAGTCAGTGGAATGTCATTTACACAATCTATTGAGGCACCTCTTACTTTAAAAGATACTATAACTTTATATGGTTCATTGGCGACACAGAATGGAACTGGTCATGGGACCATTAATGTCTCAGCAAAAAAATTAGTGTCTTCTAAAGGATGGGTGGAATTAGATGTAGGTGCAGGCAATGGTCCAACTATATCGCTAAAAGGATTTCGAACATTGACAAAAAGACTTTTTTGTGATGGTGAaacaatattacaatttaCAGCACATGGTGTAAGACCAGGCCTTGTAGGAA CCCTAGCTATGCAATTGGATAAACATACAGTTGGATACCTAACATATAGAGCAGGAATTCAAAGTGCAATGAGTACAATGCTTGTAAGAGATACATCTCGTTCTTATACatcaattttaatacatttagGTATTATACATTCTTACATTAATCttcattatgtatataaaatgaaagaaaaggagctCAAAATACGTGGAAACATACG AATAGGTACATTCGGTGCATTCTTAGAATATGgcgtagaaaagaaagtttctcGTCATAGTTCACTTGCGGCCACTGTACGAATTTCAGTAACAACGGGAGTGAcattaaaagttaaattaaacaGAGCTTCACAAACATATGCATTTCCAATTCACATAAGTGAAGAAATTCTTCCAGCTCCTGTGTTCTATGCAACTGTAGTACCCTTTATAACATGGACTGTTGTCAAGAAATTTGTTGTTGACCCaatagtaaaagagagaaaagaacgagataaagagaaacaaaaagaaatgaataagacAAGAATGttagaaaaacagaaagaagccAAAGCTGCTATCGAATTAATGAGAGCTACGTTTAGTAGAATTAGAGCAGAAGAAGAATCTAAGAAAGGATTGGTTATAACAAAAGCTTCTTATGGACGATTTGTTTATCCTTTACAAGATAGATCTACTGTAGAAGAAACTGGTCGAAATAGAGATGAAGTTATAGACGTAACAATTCCTTTGCAATGTTTAGTAAGAGATTCTAGATTGATTCTTCACGATACATCAAAG AGTCAGTTACCTGGATTTTACGATCCATGTGTTGGAGAAGAGAAACAACTTTTAATACAGTATCTTTTCCATAATCAAACGCacgaatgtattataaaagatacagAACCTCTCAGGATACCAGTACCTT CACACAAAGTAAACACAACATGA
- the LOC127064307 gene encoding importin-13, whose product MDYATIVDQAIKQFYAAGNNEAHTWLLQVQASPEAWTFVWQLLDPSKSREVQFFAATTLHAKISKQWDEVPKNEYPVLRERLLSSIKQSNTPKFVLSKLCQALAAFLAHSNNDFESKDKEKSLVEELIEILPYDSPPKLELLLRVLSSIPGEFEMRQGVKRKVRDGLVSSWNKTIWLLQQVFASCNPNGQENDTLYLLGLECAFSWLKFGQLPLEISGQIYPYLLIAASHYAPNRENSHEDNTSSWEIVQDCLIMILTHPELHKRPQTLWEWARSLVTMAREHSGKYFCEILTAMGEAYSRTFLLALAGEGDATQKWTSEGLIELLLECSEQEGRYPTDETRSSIPFAFWFTLQDDLGTIDSPLESHALNALKPIYARLANALLRKSTLPSSPNESGDADERELFRCYRQDAADTLDYSYRVLGEDLLILLGQRLSEPLDNSEKWTDVESTLHAFEALSDRVGLGEFHYIPALMDLIVSRIPYDLYPGEVLACACSAMGAYAEWIGEHPDPWLERVLHLVTLGLWKGPITAPRASMALKDLTRECGAYLAPFAPSILNTIGRTLPNVTSEGGEGQRLMYAAGKLLNTLPTVEEQLTHLDATLGLCIMKIQELLKQPLFVARVAVTNQLKMATMFFSTLECPIGKAVLDGLLPIFNEIIVHPEWSQDNATLEAMHTCAQKSLSSLLHPETDARPLLSILSTSYKNWPHPAALNLLNQLVLLFGKDPDSIIWPVFAELSSITLGGIKACQSVHGDLSDWSDLMEAYLGLLAQICKKNGEMLLQVSDQIPDMLRCGITCLLLPEVGTAKAAACFLTHAIMQTPRLQDFIRPIGRELVFVILRCVGGEVPRNNLEPHAEVLLSLNKMCAAWMLEWLRVSLESQSGPAASDVDKEIFMRNVLRERTSRRRLYDALKDFSLKCRQKTIGL is encoded by the exons ATGGATTATGCAACTATTGTGGATCAAGCAATCAAGCAGTTTTATGCTGCAGGAAATAATGAAGCTCACACTTGGTTGCTACAGGTTCAAGCCTCCCCCGAGGCATGGACTTTTGTGTGGCAACTTCTTGATCCTTCAAAG TCACGGGAGGTACAGTTTTTTGCTGCTACAACATTACATGcaaaaatatcgaaacaatGGGATGAAGTACCTAAAAATGAATACCCTGTTTTACGTGAACGTTTACTTAGTAGTATCAAGCAATCAAATACTCCAAAGTTTGTACTTTCAAAACTTTGCCAAGCG ttagCTGCATTTCTGGCACatagtaataatgattttgAAAGTAAAGACAAGGAGAAGAGTTTAGTAGAAgagttaatagaaatattaccATATGATTCACCACCAAAAttggaattattattaagagtATTGTCTTCTATCCCTGGAGag ttTGAAATGAGACAaggtgtaaaaagaaaagtgagagaTGGATTAGTTAGTAGCTGGAACAAAACAATATGGCTTTTACAACAAGTTTTTGCATCATGTAATCCAAATGGCCAGGAAAATGATACATTATATCTTTTGGGATTAGAATGTGCCTTTTCTTGGCTTAAATTTGGTCAATTACCTTTGGAGATAAGTGGACAAATTTAtccttatttattaattgctGCATCACATTATGCACCAAACAg ggAAAATTCACATGAGGACAATACTAGTAGTTGGGAAATAGTACAAGATTgtttaattatgatattaacACATCCTGAGTTACACAAAAGACCACAGACACTTTGGGAATGGGCAAGAAGCTTGGTCACAATGGCACGGGAGCATagtggaaaatatttttgtgaaaTTTTAACAGCTATGGGAGAAGCCTATAGTAGAACATTTTTACTTGCTCTCGCGGGCGAAGGTGATGCAACTCAAAAATGGACATCGGAAGGATTAATTGAATTACTCTTAGAGTGTTCAGAACAAGAAGGACGATATCCTACAGATGAAACTCGTAGCTCTATTCCATTTGCATTTTGGTTTACATTGCAAGACGATTTAGGTACAATTGACTCACCACTCGAAAGTCATGCACTAAATGCTTTAAAACCAATATATGCACGATTAGCAAATGcattattaagaaaatctACATTACCTTCATCTCCAAACGAAAGTGGAGACGCGGATGAACGAGAACTCTTTCGATGTTATCGACAAGATGCTGCAGATACATTGGATTATTCTTATAGAGTCTTAGGAGAAGATTTATTAATACTTCTTGGACAGAGATTGAGTGAGCCACTTGATAATTCAGAAAAATGGACTGATGTAGAATCTACATTACATGCTTTTGAAGCTTTATCAGACAGAGTTGGCTTGGGAGAATTCCATTACATTCCTGCTTTGATGGATTTAATCGTATCCCGTATACCTTATGATCTTTATCCTGGAGAA GTATTAGCATGTGCATGCTCAGCAATGGGAGCATATGCTGAGTGGATAGGAGAACACCCTGATCCTTGGCTTGAGAGAGTATTACATCTTGTAACATTGGGTCTTTGGAAAGGTCCAATTACAGCACCTCGTGCAAGTATGGCACTTAAAGATTTAACGAGAGAATGCGGCGCGTATCTTGCACCCTTTGCACCATCTATTCTCAATACAATAGGACGAACTCTACCAAACGTAACGTcggaaggaggagaaggtcaACGTCTTATGTATGCTGCTGGAAAGTTATTGAATACACTCCCAACAGTGGAAGAACAATTAACACATTTAGATGCAACATTGGGCCTATgtataatgaaaatacaaGAATTGTTGAAGCAACCATTATTCGTAGCTCGTGTGGCAGTtacaaatcaattaaaaatggCGACTATGTTTTTCTCAACTTTAGAATGTCCTATAGGAAAAGCTGTTTTAGACGGACTCTTAccaatatttaatgaaattattgtgCATCCTGAATGGAGTCAAGATAATGCTACATTAGAAGCAATGCACACATGTGCACAAAAATCATTGTCATCTTTATTACATCCAGAAACAGATGCACGTCCTttactttcaattttatcaaCTTCTTACAAGAACTGGCCTCATCCTGCTGCATTGAATTTATTGAATCAATTGGTGTTATTATTTGGCAAAGATCCAGACAGCATTATATGGCCTGTTTTTGCAGAATTAAGTTCAATCACTTTAGGTGGTATTAAAGCATGTCAATCAGTACATGGTGACTTATCTGACTGGTCAGATTTAATGGAAGCATATTTAGGATTACTTGCtcaaatttgtaaaaaaaatggtGAAATGTTGCTGCAAGTGTCAGACCAAATTCCTGATATGTTACGATGCG gtaTTACTTGTCTATTACTTCCCGAAGTGGGGACAGCAAAGGCAGCAGCATGTTTTCTTACTCATGCTATTATGCAAACTCCACGTTTACAAGATTTTATTCGACCTATCGGACGAGAACTCGTTTTTGTAATTCTACGGTGTGTTg GAGGGGAAGTGCctcgaaataatttagaacCTCATGCGGAAGTTTTgctttcattaaataaaatgtgtgCAGCATGGATGTTAGAATGGCTTCGTGTTTCACTTGAAAGTCAATCTGGACCTGCAGCTAGTGATGtggataaagaaatttttatgcgTAATGTTTTACGAGAACGGACAAGTAGACGGCGACTTTATGACGCGTTAAAAGATTTTAGTCTCAAATGTCGACAAAAAACTATAGGACTGTAA